From a region of the Actinomycetes bacterium genome:
- a CDS encoding oligopeptide:H+ symporter, giving the protein MSVAEGAPAADAKAFFGHPRGLMTLFLTEMWERFSFYGMRALLALYLITPPDGVSPPGGGLGLDDGSATAIYGTYLSLVYVFPLMGGWIADRMWGARRTVLWGGIVITAGHFLMAVPIEALFWIGLLSVALGTGLLKPNVSALVGGLYVGSEEARRDSGFSIFYMGINLGALIAPIVCGTISEWVGWHVAFAAAGVGMMFGLIQYVRGGKYLGDVGTHVPNPAPPELRRKVGYSSLIGVAAFAAVVAVVSLLTGGFNIDRLVDILSIVILLLPIIYFRTIFTKRKLSDVERSRVKAFVFLFLVAAMFWLIFDQSGSTLNIFAEKHTDLSIGSFAMPASWLQSVEPAMVIIFAPVFATIWMKLADRAPSTPVKFALGLVGVGISYLVMVFPGLMADEGNLSSVWWLVSIYVIQSWAELLLSPTGLSATTRLAPTGMAGQMLALWFLAAAVGDTIGGQLANLLSGLGLASYFGLLGSVAVLL; this is encoded by the coding sequence ATGAGTGTTGCTGAAGGTGCTCCCGCCGCGGATGCCAAAGCATTCTTTGGTCATCCCAGAGGTTTGATGACGCTGTTCCTCACCGAGATGTGGGAACGCTTCTCCTTCTATGGCATGCGGGCTTTGCTCGCGCTCTACCTGATTACGCCACCCGATGGAGTGAGTCCGCCCGGCGGCGGCTTGGGATTGGACGACGGTAGCGCCACTGCGATCTATGGCACCTACCTGTCACTGGTCTACGTGTTTCCGCTCATGGGCGGTTGGATCGCGGATCGTATGTGGGGCGCCCGGCGGACGGTGCTGTGGGGTGGAATTGTCATTACGGCGGGTCATTTCCTGATGGCGGTACCGATCGAAGCGCTGTTTTGGATTGGACTGCTCTCCGTCGCACTGGGAACCGGCCTGCTGAAGCCCAACGTCTCTGCCCTCGTCGGCGGACTCTACGTCGGCAGCGAAGAGGCTCGCCGCGACTCCGGCTTCTCGATCTTCTACATGGGCATCAACCTAGGTGCATTGATCGCTCCGATCGTCTGCGGCACCATCTCAGAGTGGGTGGGCTGGCACGTCGCCTTCGCCGCAGCCGGAGTCGGGATGATGTTCGGGCTCATCCAATACGTCAGAGGCGGAAAGTATCTCGGCGACGTCGGTACCCACGTTCCCAACCCGGCGCCACCGGAGTTGCGGCGTAAAGTCGGTTACTCCAGCCTGATAGGCGTCGCCGCCTTCGCCGCAGTAGTGGCGGTCGTGAGTCTGCTGACCGGCGGGTTCAACATCGACAGATTGGTTGACATCCTCAGCATCGTCATTCTGCTGTTGCCGATCATCTACTTCCGAACGATATTCACCAAACGGAAACTCTCCGATGTCGAACGCTCTCGTGTAAAGGCCTTCGTCTTCCTGTTCTTAGTCGCGGCGATGTTCTGGCTGATCTTCGACCAGTCCGGCTCGACGCTGAACATCTTCGCGGAAAAACACACTGATCTATCTATCGGCAGTTTCGCTATGCCGGCCTCCTGGCTACAAAGCGTCGAGCCAGCAATGGTGATTATCTTCGCGCCAGTGTTCGCCACTATCTGGATGAAACTGGCCGATCGAGCGCCGTCGACTCCGGTCAAGTTCGCCCTAGGCCTTGTGGGTGTGGGCATCTCGTATCTGGTGATGGTGTTTCCCGGACTCATGGCTGATGAAGGCAACCTCAGCAGCGTGTGGTGGCTGGTGAGCATCTACGTCATCCAAAGTTGGGCTGAGCTACTCCTGTCCCCCACTGGCCTGTCTGCGACGACTCGACTAGCACCCACCGGCATGGCCGGGCAGATGCTGGCCCTGTGGTTCTTGGCGGCGGCCGTTGGCGACACCATCGGCGGTCAGTTGGCCAACCTGCTCTCCGGCTTGGGCTTGGCGTCCTACTTCGGGCTGCTCGGCTCGGTGGCCGTCCTCCT
- a CDS encoding Rieske (2Fe-2S) protein, with protein sequence MGSSIPAEGVPDGTVVGSGEYAVGNNGDYFAVGRKCRHLRADLAQGSIDPDGCLVCPWHGAKYDVDSGEMVRGPQGIFAKIPGLDMGFQLLTKILPLKRGRVNQVGRDLIID encoded by the coding sequence ATGGGATCGTCCATACCAGCGGAGGGCGTTCCTGACGGAACCGTCGTCGGCTCCGGAGAGTACGCCGTCGGCAACAACGGTGATTACTTCGCTGTCGGCCGCAAATGTCGCCACCTGCGGGCAGATCTCGCCCAGGGCAGCATCGACCCGGATGGCTGTCTGGTATGCCCCTGGCACGGCGCCAAGTACGACGTGGATTCTGGTGAAATGGTGCGAGGACCACAGGGCATCTTCGCCAAAATCCCCGGCTTGGACATGGGCTTTCAACTGCTGACCAAGATCTTGCCGTTGAAGCGCGGCCGCGTAAATCAGGTGGGTCGAGACCTCATCATCGACTGA
- a CDS encoding M13 family metallopeptidase encodes MAAATSGIDLTSRDELVRPQDDFYRSWHGRWLDEFEIPADKAEYASFTKLRDESLEQLRDIVDELVAQQPATDTPAGKIAALYRDYMNTEAIAEQGFSSLQPLLNDIAAVDGPAALSEIFGRLDREGVGAPIGTYVHQDNRDSTRYLLDVRQSGLGLPDRDYYLDGRFAEVVTAYRNHIAALWLLAELGDQQQADDAAGRIVALETRIAEAHWDNVRNRDPQATYNLLAVADADSSAPGLDLAGFLAAGKAPTLDSINVGQPDYLTALGELLTEVDLATWRDYLCFRVISGYAPYLPAEFDAENFAFYGTTLTGAPQQRPRWKRGVDVVQQALGEALGEEYVQRHFPPENKARMLELVDNLLATYADSIDSLDWMSADTKAQARAKLATFRSKIGYPDVWRDYSALQFTPGDLIGNLRQASFFEHDRDMAKLGGPIDREEWFMPPQMVNAYYNPEMNEIVFPAAILQPPFFNMAADDAVNYGAIGAVIGHEISHGFDDKGCQYDGDGNLRNWWTEDDHDAFSQRTAALVRQYADYEPVTGHQVNGELTLGENIADVSGVAVAYRAYQKALAGTDAPVIDGLTGAQRFFIGYAQVWRAKTRDEEAVRRVTMDPHSPPQFRVMGVLVNNDDFAAAFDLQPGDGMWRDPDQRVRIW; translated from the coding sequence ATGGCTGCTGCAACTTCCGGAATCGATCTGACCTCGCGCGATGAGTTGGTGCGACCGCAAGACGACTTCTACCGCTCGTGGCATGGACGCTGGCTAGACGAGTTTGAAATCCCGGCGGACAAGGCCGAGTACGCTTCGTTCACAAAATTGCGGGATGAATCACTTGAGCAATTGCGCGACATCGTTGACGAGCTCGTAGCGCAGCAGCCAGCCACCGACACTCCTGCTGGAAAGATCGCGGCGCTGTACCGCGATTACATGAATACCGAGGCCATCGCCGAACAGGGGTTCAGCTCGCTTCAGCCGCTACTCAATGACATTGCTGCAGTTGATGGCCCAGCAGCACTATCCGAGATTTTTGGCCGACTGGATCGAGAAGGGGTCGGAGCTCCCATCGGAACGTATGTCCATCAGGACAACCGCGACTCGACCCGCTACCTACTTGATGTTCGGCAATCCGGTTTAGGCCTACCGGATCGCGACTACTACCTCGATGGCCGATTCGCCGAAGTTGTCACCGCCTACCGCAATCACATCGCCGCGCTGTGGCTGCTCGCAGAGCTGGGGGATCAGCAGCAAGCCGATGATGCTGCCGGGCGGATCGTTGCCTTGGAAACCCGCATCGCCGAAGCGCATTGGGACAACGTCCGGAACCGCGATCCACAGGCCACCTACAACCTATTGGCCGTGGCTGATGCCGACAGCAGTGCACCAGGTCTTGACCTTGCGGGCTTTCTTGCTGCTGGTAAGGCACCGACATTGGATTCCATCAACGTCGGGCAGCCGGACTACCTGACCGCCTTGGGTGAGTTGTTGACTGAGGTGGATCTGGCGACATGGCGCGACTATCTGTGCTTTCGGGTCATCAGCGGCTATGCGCCCTACCTGCCGGCAGAGTTTGATGCTGAGAACTTCGCCTTCTACGGAACGACGTTGACTGGGGCACCGCAACAGCGACCCCGCTGGAAGCGCGGCGTGGACGTCGTACAACAGGCACTGGGCGAAGCGCTAGGTGAGGAGTACGTGCAGCGGCACTTCCCGCCTGAAAACAAAGCACGAATGTTGGAGCTGGTCGATAACCTGCTGGCCACCTACGCCGACTCCATCGACTCGTTGGACTGGATGTCGGCGGACACCAAAGCGCAAGCGCGAGCGAAGTTAGCCACTTTCCGCAGCAAGATTGGTTATCCGGACGTGTGGCGGGACTACTCTGCGCTGCAGTTCACCCCCGGTGATTTGATCGGTAACCTCCGGCAGGCGTCTTTTTTCGAGCATGACCGTGATATGGCCAAACTCGGCGGCCCCATTGATCGGGAGGAATGGTTCATGCCGCCGCAGATGGTCAACGCCTACTACAACCCGGAGATGAATGAGATCGTTTTCCCGGCCGCCATTTTGCAGCCGCCGTTCTTCAACATGGCCGCCGACGACGCCGTGAACTACGGGGCGATCGGCGCAGTCATTGGGCATGAAATCAGCCATGGTTTCGATGACAAGGGCTGCCAGTACGACGGCGACGGCAACTTGCGGAACTGGTGGACCGAAGACGATCATGACGCGTTCTCGCAGCGAACCGCTGCGCTGGTTCGGCAGTACGCTGATTACGAACCAGTGACCGGGCATCAGGTGAATGGCGAGTTGACTTTGGGGGAAAACATTGCAGATGTATCTGGGGTGGCAGTGGCTTACCGCGCCTATCAGAAAGCGCTGGCGGGAACTGACGCTCCGGTGATCGACGGCTTGACGGGAGCGCAGCGGTTCTTTATCGGCTACGCGCAGGTCTGGCGAGCGAAAACCCGCGATGAGGAAGCTGTGCGTCGGGTCACTATGGACCCCCATTCACCACCGCAGTTCCGGGTCATGGGGGTGCTGGTTAACAATGACGACTTCGCGGCTGCCTTCGACCTGCAGCCTGGTGATGGCATGTGGCGAGATCCGGACCAGCGCGTTCGAATCTGGTAG
- a CDS encoding magnesium and cobalt transport protein CorA, with protein sequence MIRSLFRYRAGELVANPAGVEQGLRGPLPADEVQQLFQEVATESADSSSFIWVKMQDPTDTEIVDLQRIFGLSPVQIDEIKDPRQRPALESDPPKVFVILKELRYVEETSDVETGQVSVFLGPGFALSIRYGDAAPGSSRDRLAHEPQLFKYGPPGVLYAICDVIVDGYLNVSRELDLDVSEIEERIFADELDDLVTDIYQLKRENLELRRALSPLLVTARALTREEGRGTPPEMKTHFRDLGDHILQAYDLADSHDQLLMALLMAVTSRQEMRQSEDMRRISAYAAIIAVPTAIAGIYGMNFVNMPGLESSYGYPIVLAAMIGSCILLYRAFKRSGWL encoded by the coding sequence ATGATCCGTTCGCTGTTCCGCTACCGCGCAGGTGAGCTCGTAGCCAATCCGGCAGGAGTCGAGCAGGGGCTACGCGGCCCACTACCCGCCGATGAAGTGCAACAACTATTCCAGGAAGTAGCGACCGAGAGCGCAGATTCCTCTTCGTTCATCTGGGTCAAGATGCAAGACCCCACCGATACCGAGATTGTCGACCTGCAGCGGATCTTCGGCTTGTCTCCGGTCCAAATTGACGAGATCAAAGACCCCCGGCAACGCCCCGCGCTTGAGAGTGATCCGCCGAAAGTCTTCGTGATCCTCAAAGAACTGCGCTACGTGGAGGAGACCTCCGACGTGGAGACCGGGCAAGTGTCGGTCTTTCTGGGTCCCGGTTTCGCGCTCTCAATCCGATACGGCGATGCCGCCCCCGGCAGCTCCCGGGACCGATTGGCCCACGAACCACAGTTATTCAAATATGGTCCCCCGGGAGTGCTGTACGCGATTTGCGACGTCATTGTCGATGGCTATCTCAACGTGTCCCGCGAACTCGATCTAGATGTCAGCGAGATTGAGGAACGGATCTTTGCCGACGAACTCGATGACCTCGTCACAGACATTTACCAACTGAAGCGGGAAAATCTGGAACTGCGCCGGGCACTGTCACCGCTACTGGTGACTGCCCGGGCATTGACTCGAGAGGAGGGCCGTGGCACACCCCCGGAGATGAAGACCCATTTCCGCGATCTGGGTGATCACATCTTGCAGGCGTACGATCTGGCCGATTCCCACGACCAACTGCTTATGGCGCTGCTTATGGCAGTCACTTCGCGCCAAGAGATGCGACAAAGCGAAGATATGCGCCGTATTTCCGCCTACGCGGCCATCATCGCGGTACCCACAGCAATCGCCGGGATCTATGGCATGAACTTTGTGAACATGCCGGGGTTAGAGTCCAGTTACGGGTATCCGATCGTGTTGGCAGCGATGATCGGATCGTGCATCTTGCTCTACCGGGCCTTCAAGCGCTCCGGTTGGCTGTAG
- a CDS encoding transcriptional repressor, which produces MPDAATELRSRGIQVTAQRLAVLRAVAEAPHLTADAVAESVRREIGSISLQSVYDALGTLVDAQLLRRIQPAGSPARFEDRVADNHHHLICRDCGRVVDVDCAVGETPCLTASDDQGFQIDEAEVAFWGRCPRCQPKSTAGKKSRDQGDPRK; this is translated from the coding sequence GTGCCCGACGCCGCCACCGAACTGCGCTCTCGCGGAATCCAAGTCACCGCGCAACGGCTAGCTGTCTTGCGAGCAGTTGCAGAGGCACCGCACCTCACCGCTGATGCCGTCGCTGAGTCAGTGCGACGCGAGATCGGTTCGATTTCGCTGCAGTCGGTCTACGACGCGTTAGGGACCCTAGTTGACGCGCAACTGCTGCGCCGGATTCAACCCGCCGGGTCACCGGCTCGATTTGAGGATCGGGTTGCCGACAACCACCACCATCTGATCTGTCGAGATTGCGGTCGTGTAGTTGATGTCGATTGCGCTGTGGGTGAGACGCCCTGTCTGACCGCTAGTGATGACCAAGGTTTTCAAATCGATGAAGCGGAGGTGGCCTTCTGGGGTCGCTGTCCGCGGTGCCAGCCGAAAAGTACCGCTGGCAAAAAATCTCGGGATCAGGGGGATCCCCGTAAGTGA